Proteins encoded within one genomic window of Amorphoplanes friuliensis DSM 7358:
- a CDS encoding HAAS signaling domain-containing protein — MTAVPHHYDTAPLAHTDVLVLDYLAALWAASEELEPGLRDELMTTVADYIAMRRTSPANPLEDAGEILQRLGPPEALAAAARRGRVPAHLRRPAVPVPMAPAAVRVAPSGHLEYAGIGLLTAGSVILPVICPLAGLLLVSGSPRWSPAQKTAAWVLTALPALLGFVMVLGAMAIGGGAEILVLAYLAMVAGSVIAGLSLLPGLTARREHRP; from the coding sequence ATGACGGCCGTACCGCACCACTACGACACGGCGCCGCTGGCGCACACGGACGTGCTCGTCCTCGACTACCTGGCCGCGCTCTGGGCCGCGAGCGAGGAGCTCGAGCCGGGTCTGCGGGACGAGCTGATGACCACGGTCGCGGACTACATCGCCATGCGCCGGACGTCTCCGGCCAACCCCCTCGAGGACGCCGGGGAGATCCTCCAGCGTCTGGGCCCTCCCGAGGCGCTCGCGGCAGCTGCCCGCCGCGGGCGCGTTCCCGCCCACCTGCGCCGGCCCGCCGTGCCCGTCCCGATGGCCCCGGCCGCCGTCCGGGTGGCGCCTTCCGGACATCTTGAGTACGCCGGGATCGGCCTGCTCACCGCGGGTTCCGTGATCCTGCCGGTGATCTGCCCGCTGGCGGGTCTGCTGCTGGTCTCGGGCTCACCGCGGTGGAGCCCGGCGCAGAAGACGGCCGCCTGGGTGCTCACGGCGTTGCCGGCCCTGCTGGGGTTCGTCATGGTCCTGGGAGCGATGGCCATCGGCGGTGGTGCCGAGATCCTGGTGCTGGCCTACCTGGCGATGGTCGCCGGCTCGGTCATCGCCGGCCTGTCCCTGCTCCCGGGCCTCACCGCCCGCCGGGAGCACCGGCCCTAA
- a CDS encoding ROK family transcriptional regulator codes for MPAAPGASQEEIRRQNLGALLRYVHVHGPTSRAELTSRLGLNRSTIGALAADLVTAGLVTEEAPTTVRRAGRPSLVVSPCSERVYAIALSIEADRLRAACIGLGGRILDLREVPREPGSTALETIAPLAAVAREMAGGLAEDALCTGGGVAVADTTRDEDGRIRIGGADEELNAALDAEFGSGPAFVAGDMADIAALAEHIRGVAAGLDDLVYLHGDLGISAGIITGGRLVAGHRGHSGKVGHMVVNPDGLPCGCGSKGCWETEIGAAALLRHAGREPGEPGAVLDVLRAAARGERTSRAAVHQVAGWLGFGVANLVNVVNPDLVVFGGALREVYIAGAGVVRRRLDGIALPASREHVQLRAATLGRNAALIGAAELAFDRLLADPLNAGVAG; via the coding sequence CTGCCCGCGGCGCCCGGCGCCAGCCAGGAGGAGATCCGCCGGCAAAATCTGGGCGCCCTGCTGCGGTACGTCCACGTGCACGGCCCGACCTCCCGCGCCGAGCTGACCAGCCGGCTCGGGCTCAACCGCAGCACCATCGGCGCCCTCGCGGCCGACCTCGTCACTGCCGGCCTGGTCACCGAGGAAGCGCCCACCACCGTACGCCGGGCCGGCCGGCCCTCCCTGGTCGTGAGCCCCTGCTCCGAACGCGTCTACGCGATCGCGCTGAGCATCGAGGCCGACCGGCTGCGGGCCGCCTGCATCGGACTCGGCGGCCGAATCCTCGACCTGCGTGAGGTGCCCCGGGAGCCCGGGAGCACAGCCCTCGAGACGATCGCCCCGCTGGCGGCGGTCGCCCGGGAGATGGCCGGCGGCCTGGCCGAGGACGCCCTCTGCACCGGCGGCGGTGTGGCCGTGGCCGACACGACCCGCGACGAGGACGGCCGGATCCGGATCGGCGGCGCCGACGAGGAGCTGAACGCCGCCCTTGACGCCGAGTTCGGCAGCGGCCCGGCCTTCGTCGCCGGGGACATGGCCGACATCGCCGCCCTGGCCGAGCACATCCGCGGTGTCGCCGCCGGCCTCGACGACCTCGTCTACCTGCACGGCGACCTCGGCATCAGTGCCGGCATCATCACCGGCGGGCGGCTCGTCGCCGGCCACCGCGGGCACAGCGGCAAGGTCGGTCACATGGTGGTCAATCCCGACGGCCTGCCCTGCGGCTGCGGCTCGAAGGGCTGCTGGGAGACCGAGATCGGCGCGGCGGCCCTGCTGCGGCACGCCGGACGCGAGCCGGGGGAGCCCGGTGCCGTCCTCGACGTCCTGCGGGCGGCGGCGCGCGGTGAGCGTACGTCCCGGGCGGCCGTCCACCAGGTCGCCGGCTGGCTCGGTTTCGGTGTCGCGAACCTGGTCAACGTGGTCAACCCCGACCTGGTGGTCTTCGGGGGTGCCCTGCGCGAGGTCTACATCGCGGGCGCGGGGGTGGTCCGCCGCCGCCTGGACGGGATCGCGCTGCCCGCCTCCCGCGAACACGTCCAGCTGCGAGCGGCGACGCTCGGCCGCAACGCCGCCCTGATCGGCGCCGCGGAACTCGCCTTCGATCGTCTGCTCGCCGACCCGTTGAACGCGGGGGTTGCGGGGTAG
- a CDS encoding putative bifunctional diguanylate cyclase/phosphodiesterase: MADDTRVPSRYVWITAGLAVASLLWYLLFSTVGAGHVAIAYVAVPLEGLVAVAALFRLWRRVRSEPVAGRFWRALLIAAVFMTVGYVLMLINAARFSAGDMPPDMPLSAAVAVGLGFALAMWAVARVPQGAVSPAERWRMHLDRVVAFLGCATVLWHFGLAPMLTATERWSPQTLTLVGLAFLLTIGGITKVSYLGDGPVDRTAMRLVATMGLAAAGVAVLATTFGNAGGVPSQSVVLPMAPVLLVLAVRAQGTARLGRRRVSRRSSPLLPYLAIAGGDLPLIAIAAGPLQWPGRVSLLAAVLVSVLVTIRQFVAFRDNKLLLRDIRGQEVRLQHEVSHDGLTGLANRARFRDALHTALENGESATVLLVDLDDFKTVNDSLGHDVGDRLLVAVAHVLDEACGTDALPVRIGGDEFAALLVGGTTVGETVAQRILDALESPISEHRLLVQASIGIATAAPAATVDGVLRDADVSMYAAKQRGKAGFVRYEPGMEQPVLAHIQLGGEIRRGLDEGEFRVVYQPVVLLETGKVIGVEALVRWEHPTRGTVPPIEFIPAAERTGLIVELGRFVLRETCRQTAAWLAEFGPDALQKPGVNVSARQLHDPGFVADVLAALADSGLSTDRLVLELTESAVLRGSQISRTLHELDRHGVKLALDDFGTGESSLSLLRAFPAAIIKLDKSFVDGIEIDDANPAARDARQAVARAVIQLAGALGLDTVAEGIENEAQVEQLRALGYTLGQGYHLARPMNAGNFTALLASQRDAVAA; this comes from the coding sequence ATGGCCGACGACACCCGCGTACCCTCGCGCTACGTGTGGATCACCGCCGGCCTCGCCGTTGCGAGTCTGCTGTGGTACCTCCTGTTCAGCACCGTGGGCGCCGGTCACGTGGCCATCGCGTACGTCGCCGTGCCGCTCGAGGGACTCGTCGCGGTCGCTGCGTTGTTCCGCCTCTGGCGGAGGGTCCGCAGCGAGCCGGTGGCCGGGCGGTTCTGGCGTGCCCTGCTGATCGCCGCGGTCTTCATGACCGTCGGCTACGTGCTGATGCTGATCAACGCCGCCCGGTTCTCGGCCGGCGACATGCCGCCGGACATGCCCCTGTCGGCTGCCGTGGCCGTCGGTCTCGGCTTTGCGCTCGCCATGTGGGCCGTCGCCCGAGTGCCGCAGGGCGCGGTCAGCCCGGCCGAACGCTGGCGGATGCACCTCGACCGGGTCGTGGCCTTCCTGGGCTGCGCCACGGTCCTCTGGCACTTCGGACTCGCTCCCATGCTCACCGCGACCGAGCGGTGGAGCCCGCAGACGCTGACCCTGGTCGGCCTCGCGTTCCTGCTGACCATCGGCGGCATCACCAAGGTGTCCTACCTCGGTGACGGGCCCGTCGACCGGACGGCGATGCGCCTGGTCGCCACCATGGGCCTGGCCGCCGCCGGGGTGGCGGTGCTCGCCACCACCTTCGGCAACGCGGGCGGTGTCCCGTCGCAGTCCGTCGTGCTGCCGATGGCGCCGGTGCTGCTCGTCCTCGCCGTCCGCGCGCAGGGCACGGCGAGGCTCGGCCGCCGCCGGGTGTCGCGCCGGTCGTCGCCACTGCTGCCGTACCTGGCGATCGCCGGCGGTGACCTGCCCCTGATCGCCATCGCCGCCGGGCCGCTGCAGTGGCCCGGCCGGGTCTCTCTCCTCGCCGCCGTCCTGGTCAGCGTGCTCGTCACGATCCGCCAGTTCGTGGCGTTCCGCGACAACAAGCTCCTGCTACGCGACATCCGCGGCCAGGAGGTACGCCTGCAGCACGAGGTCAGCCACGACGGCCTGACCGGTCTGGCCAACCGCGCCCGCTTCCGCGACGCCCTGCACACGGCCCTGGAGAACGGCGAGTCCGCGACCGTGCTGCTGGTCGACCTCGACGACTTCAAGACCGTGAACGACTCACTCGGCCACGACGTCGGCGACCGCCTGCTCGTGGCGGTGGCCCACGTCCTCGACGAGGCCTGCGGCACCGACGCGCTGCCCGTCCGCATCGGCGGCGACGAGTTCGCCGCGCTGCTCGTCGGTGGCACCACGGTGGGGGAGACGGTCGCTCAGCGCATCCTCGACGCCCTCGAGAGCCCGATCAGCGAGCACCGCCTGCTCGTGCAGGCCAGCATCGGCATCGCCACGGCCGCGCCCGCCGCGACGGTCGACGGTGTCCTCCGCGACGCCGACGTCTCCATGTACGCCGCCAAGCAGCGCGGCAAGGCCGGCTTCGTCCGCTACGAGCCGGGCATGGAACAGCCGGTCCTGGCGCACATCCAGCTCGGCGGCGAGATCCGGCGGGGCCTCGACGAGGGCGAGTTCCGCGTCGTCTACCAGCCGGTCGTGCTGCTGGAGACCGGCAAGGTCATCGGCGTCGAGGCGCTGGTCCGCTGGGAGCACCCGACCCGCGGCACGGTCCCGCCGATCGAGTTCATCCCGGCCGCCGAACGCACCGGCCTGATCGTCGAGCTGGGCCGCTTCGTGCTGCGCGAGACCTGCCGGCAGACGGCGGCGTGGCTGGCCGAGTTCGGCCCCGACGCCCTGCAGAAGCCGGGGGTCAACGTCTCGGCCCGGCAGCTGCACGACCCCGGGTTTGTCGCCGACGTGCTCGCGGCCCTCGCCGACAGCGGCCTCTCGACCGACCGCCTGGTCCTCGAGCTGACCGAGTCCGCGGTCCTGCGCGGCAGCCAGATCTCGCGGACCCTGCACGAGCTCGACCGCCATGGCGTCAAGCTGGCCCTCGACGACTTCGGCACCGGCGAGTCGTCGCTGAGCCTGCTGCGGGCGTTCCCCGCCGCGATCATCAAGCTCGACAAGTCCTTCGTCGACGGCATCGAGATCGACGACGCGAACCCGGCGGCGCGCGACGCCCGCCAGGCGGTCGCCCGCGCGGTCATCCAGCTGGCGGGTGCGCTGGGCCTGGACACCGTCGCCGAGGGCATCGAGAACGAGGCGCAGGTGGAGCAGCTGCGCGCCCTGGGTTACACCCTCGGCCAGGGTTACCACCTGGCCCGCCCGATGAACGCCGGCAACTTCACCGCCCTCCTGGCCTCCCAGCGCGACGCGGTGGCCGCGTAA
- a CDS encoding PQQ-dependent sugar dehydrogenase, whose translation MKRLLTAVPVLALVATALSAPSGPATAQAAAAPPPDSAFQKVTLNDFPGEPIALAVLPDKRVLHTSRKGEVRINDPKSGRNILAATIPVYLHDEEGVQGVAIDGNFAQNKWVYIYYSPPMNTPSDDPATPGVNEGDAPETGTAADFARYKGVMRLSRFKLNGNTLSLGSEQKIMEVGTDRGMCCHVGGKIDFDNAGNLYLSTGDDTNPFASGGYVPIDERANRNPAFDAQRTAGNTNDLRGKLLRIKVNNNGSYSIPKGNLFKPGTAYTRPEIYAMGLRNPFRFAVDKSTGVAYVGDYSPDANSPNPARGPAGHGRWMAIDKPANYGWPYCVSPELPYVDYDFATGTSGAPFNCAAPVNESPNNTGKRKLPPVEKAEVIYSYAASAEFPELGTGGIGPMGGPAYEFDAKNKSATKWPQYYDGKPLFYEWTRDYVKGFNLGPANEVTSIESVLPSIVFDNPMDLEFGPDGALYVLEYGDGYFSENPEAQLARIDYVRGNRTPIPRVSATPTSGEAPLTVTFSSAGTTDPDGDSLKYAWDFNGDGVVDSRQANAVYTFTENGNYRPTLKVTDPTGRWASAEVLLPVGTLAPVVTLVTPTDGQPFEFGDVVPFEVSVVDDQPVDCSKVTVTYILGHAEHGHPLSTASGCSGSITTFLDAGHAGADDLTGVFVAQYTDSGTPPQSGSDQVVLTPTA comes from the coding sequence ATGAAGCGACTTCTGACCGCCGTACCCGTACTGGCTCTGGTCGCGACGGCGCTGTCGGCGCCGTCCGGGCCGGCCACCGCGCAGGCCGCCGCCGCGCCGCCGCCGGACTCCGCCTTCCAGAAGGTCACCCTGAACGACTTCCCGGGTGAGCCGATCGCCCTGGCCGTGCTGCCCGACAAGCGGGTGCTGCACACCTCCCGCAAGGGTGAGGTCCGGATCAACGACCCGAAGAGCGGCCGCAACATCCTCGCCGCGACCATCCCCGTCTATCTCCACGACGAGGAGGGTGTGCAGGGCGTCGCGATCGACGGCAACTTCGCCCAGAACAAGTGGGTCTACATCTACTACTCGCCGCCGATGAACACCCCGTCCGACGACCCGGCGACCCCGGGTGTCAACGAGGGTGACGCCCCGGAGACGGGCACCGCGGCGGACTTCGCGCGCTACAAGGGCGTCATGCGCCTTTCGCGCTTCAAGCTCAACGGCAACACGCTCTCGCTCGGCAGCGAGCAGAAGATCATGGAGGTCGGCACCGACCGCGGCATGTGCTGCCACGTCGGCGGCAAGATCGACTTCGACAACGCCGGCAACCTGTACCTGTCGACGGGTGACGACACCAACCCGTTCGCCTCCGGCGGGTACGTGCCGATCGACGAGCGGGCCAACCGCAACCCGGCCTTCGACGCCCAGCGCACCGCCGGCAACACCAACGACCTGCGGGGCAAGCTGCTGCGCATCAAGGTCAACAACAACGGCAGTTACTCCATCCCGAAGGGCAACCTCTTCAAGCCGGGTACGGCGTACACCCGCCCGGAGATCTACGCGATGGGCCTGCGCAACCCGTTCCGCTTCGCGGTCGACAAGAGCACCGGTGTCGCCTACGTCGGTGACTACTCGCCGGACGCCAACTCGCCGAACCCGGCGCGTGGACCGGCCGGTCACGGTCGCTGGATGGCCATCGACAAGCCCGCGAACTACGGCTGGCCGTACTGCGTCTCGCCCGAGCTGCCGTACGTCGACTACGACTTCGCCACCGGGACCTCGGGCGCACCGTTCAACTGCGCCGCGCCGGTGAACGAATCACCGAACAACACCGGCAAGCGCAAGCTCCCGCCGGTCGAGAAGGCCGAGGTCATCTACTCGTACGCCGCCAGCGCCGAGTTCCCCGAGCTGGGTACCGGCGGCATCGGCCCGATGGGTGGGCCGGCGTACGAGTTCGACGCCAAGAACAAGTCGGCGACCAAGTGGCCGCAGTACTACGACGGCAAGCCGCTCTTCTACGAGTGGACCCGTGACTACGTCAAGGGCTTCAACCTGGGCCCGGCCAACGAGGTCACCTCGATCGAGTCGGTGCTGCCGTCGATCGTCTTCGACAACCCGATGGACCTCGAGTTCGGCCCGGACGGCGCGCTCTACGTCCTCGAGTACGGCGACGGCTACTTCTCCGAGAACCCGGAGGCGCAGCTGGCCCGCATCGACTACGTGCGCGGCAACCGGACACCGATCCCGCGTGTCAGCGCCACGCCCACCAGCGGCGAGGCACCCCTGACCGTCACCTTCTCCAGCGCCGGCACGACCGACCCGGACGGTGACAGCCTGAAGTACGCGTGGGACTTCAACGGCGACGGTGTTGTCGACTCCCGGCAGGCGAACGCGGTCTACACGTTCACCGAGAACGGCAACTACCGGCCGACGCTGAAGGTCACCGACCCCACGGGTCGCTGGGCGTCCGCGGAGGTTCTCCTCCCGGTCGGCACGCTGGCCCCGGTGGTCACTCTGGTGACACCGACCGACGGTCAGCCGTTCGAGTTCGGTGACGTGGTGCCCTTCGAGGTCAGTGTGGTCGACGACCAGCCGGTCGACTGCTCGAAGGTCACGGTGACCTACATCCTGGGTCACGCCGAGCACGGGCACCCGCTGTCCACGGCCTCCGGCTGCTCCGGCTCGATCACCACGTTCCTCGACGCCGGTCACGCCGGTGCCGACGACCTGACCGGGGTGTTCGTCGCGCAGTACACCGACTCCGGCACCCCGCCGCAGAGCGGCTCGGACCAGGTCGTCCTGACCCCGACCGCCTGA
- the mmsB gene encoding multiple monosaccharide ABC transporter permease, whose product MSRFKDLQKNLFGGTTSNARQFGMIFTLVAIVVLFQVLTDGLTLRSDNLIALFQQNSYILILAIGMLMVIVAGHIDLSVGSIAAFAGILVAKSMAEWDLPWPVAILFGLLIGAAIGAWQGFWVAYIGVPAFIVTLAGMLIFRGGNQFIGNASTIPVPEGFRTIGAGFLPEVGPSTGYNNLTLLLGLAACAAVVWREVQARKTRREMDADAAPLWISIFRMAVMVGVLVFVTLRFASGRVGTSFPVSGIILVALVILYSFYTRNTAGGRHIYAVGGNSRAAELSGVKLQRVNFFVMMNMSVLAALAGMIFVARSAASGPQDGNGWELDAIAAVFIGGAAVSGGIGTISGSIVGGLVMAVLNNGLQLLGVGTDRVQIIKGLVLLLAVALDVYNKSQGRFSIIGSIMRPFRREASAGPASLSDAGSEPAKTTVSG is encoded by the coding sequence ATGAGCCGATTCAAGGACCTTCAGAAGAACCTCTTCGGAGGCACCACCTCCAACGCCCGTCAGTTCGGGATGATCTTCACGCTGGTGGCGATCGTCGTCCTGTTCCAGGTGCTGACCGACGGCCTGACCCTGCGCTCGGACAACCTGATCGCGTTGTTCCAGCAGAACTCGTACATCCTGATCCTGGCCATCGGCATGCTGATGGTGATCGTGGCCGGGCACATCGACCTCTCGGTCGGCTCGATCGCGGCGTTCGCGGGCATCCTGGTCGCCAAGTCGATGGCGGAGTGGGACCTGCCCTGGCCGGTTGCGATCCTCTTCGGCCTGCTGATCGGCGCGGCCATCGGCGCCTGGCAGGGCTTCTGGGTCGCCTACATCGGCGTACCCGCGTTCATCGTGACGCTGGCCGGCATGCTGATCTTCCGTGGCGGCAACCAGTTCATCGGTAACGCCAGCACCATCCCGGTGCCGGAGGGCTTCCGGACGATCGGCGCGGGCTTCCTGCCCGAGGTCGGCCCGAGCACGGGGTACAACAACCTGACGCTGCTGCTCGGTCTCGCCGCCTGTGCGGCCGTGGTCTGGCGCGAGGTGCAGGCCCGCAAGACGCGCCGCGAGATGGACGCCGACGCCGCTCCGCTGTGGATCTCCATCTTCCGGATGGCCGTCATGGTCGGCGTGCTCGTCTTCGTCACGCTGCGCTTCGCCAGCGGCCGCGTCGGCACCAGCTTCCCGGTGTCGGGCATCATCCTGGTCGCGCTGGTCATCCTGTACTCGTTCTACACCCGCAACACCGCCGGTGGCCGGCACATCTACGCGGTCGGCGGCAACTCGCGCGCCGCGGAGCTGTCCGGCGTCAAGCTTCAGCGGGTCAACTTCTTCGTCATGATGAACATGTCCGTGCTGGCGGCGCTGGCCGGCATGATCTTCGTGGCGCGTTCGGCGGCCTCCGGCCCGCAGGACGGTAACGGCTGGGAACTGGACGCGATCGCCGCTGTCTTCATCGGTGGCGCGGCTGTCTCCGGCGGTATCGGCACCATCAGCGGATCCATCGTCGGTGGTCTCGTCATGGCCGTGCTCAACAACGGTCTGCAACTCCTGGGCGTCGGCACCGACCGGGTCCAGATCATCAAGGGCCTGGTCCTGCTGCTGGCCGTCGCACTCGACGTCTACAACAAGAGCCAGGGGCGCTTCTCCATCATCGGAAGCATCATGCGCCCATTCCGCCGGGAGGCATCAGCCGGACCGGCTTCATTGTCGGACGCGGGCTCAGAACCCGCCAAGACAACGGTGTCCGGCTGA
- a CDS encoding substrate-binding domain-containing protein, translated as MRNFFGKTVAIGAISMLALTACGGGRDEETGGSDAPAKGFAANSLIGVALPAKTSENWVLAGDLFTNGLKEAGFQSDVQYAGASTTVADQQAQITAMVTKGAKVIVIGATDAAQLSTQVAAAHQAGAKVIAYDRLITNTPDLDYYVAFDNFKVGQLQGQALLDGMKAKKATGPWNVELFSGSPDDNNAGVFFNGAMDVLKPAIDKGDVVVASKQTDVKQTAIQGWKAEGAQARMDQLLTSTYGSKELDGVLSPNDTLARAIITSIKGAGKPVPVVTGQDSEVESIKSIMAGEQYMTINKDTRNLVKESINMVKALQTGAAPQVNDTKSYNNGSKVVDTFLLPPVAVTKANAAEAYANDPKLAPLTK; from the coding sequence ATGCGTAATTTCTTCGGCAAGACGGTGGCCATCGGCGCCATCTCGATGCTGGCCCTTACGGCCTGCGGCGGCGGCCGTGACGAGGAGACCGGTGGCTCCGACGCCCCGGCCAAGGGCTTCGCGGCCAACTCGCTCATCGGTGTGGCCCTCCCGGCCAAGACCTCCGAGAACTGGGTTCTCGCCGGTGACCTGTTCACCAACGGCCTGAAGGAGGCCGGCTTCCAGAGCGACGTGCAGTACGCCGGCGCGTCCACGACGGTTGCCGACCAGCAGGCGCAGATCACCGCCATGGTCACCAAGGGCGCCAAGGTCATCGTCATCGGCGCGACCGACGCCGCGCAGCTGTCGACCCAGGTCGCCGCGGCGCACCAGGCCGGCGCGAAGGTCATCGCGTACGACCGCCTCATCACCAACACGCCGGACCTCGACTACTACGTCGCGTTCGACAACTTCAAGGTCGGCCAGCTCCAGGGCCAGGCCCTGCTGGACGGCATGAAGGCCAAGAAGGCGACCGGCCCGTGGAACGTCGAGCTCTTCTCGGGCTCGCCGGACGACAACAACGCCGGTGTGTTCTTCAACGGTGCGATGGACGTCCTCAAGCCGGCCATCGACAAGGGTGACGTCGTCGTCGCGTCGAAGCAGACCGACGTCAAGCAGACCGCCATCCAGGGCTGGAAGGCCGAGGGTGCGCAGGCCCGCATGGACCAGCTGCTGACCTCGACCTACGGCAGCAAGGAGCTGGACGGCGTCCTCTCCCCGAACGACACGCTGGCCCGCGCGATCATCACCTCGATCAAGGGTGCCGGCAAGCCCGTCCCGGTTGTCACCGGTCAGGACTCCGAGGTCGAGTCGATCAAGTCGATCATGGCCGGCGAGCAGTACATGACCATCAACAAGGACACCCGCAACCTGGTCAAGGAAAGCATCAACATGGTCAAGGCTCTGCAGACCGGTGCTGCCCCCCAGGTGAACGACACCAAGTCCTACAACAACGGCAGCAAGGTCGTCGACACGTTCCTGCTCCCGCCGGTCGCCGTCACCAAGGCGAACGCGGCCGAGGCGTACGCGAACGACCCGAAGCTCGCGCCGCTCACCAAGTAA
- a CDS encoding sugar phosphate isomerase/epimerase family protein, which produces MQNESTVSRRNLLGAAAAGAAAIGTSAVLASPAEAGGRGGHHPSRVPRDKISVQLYTLRDQLNIDLDASLAELAEIGYKRVEHAGFVGRTAAQFRAALDRAGLKATSGHVGIPQPFNASTWQKALEDALIVGNKYIVHPYFGGAADGGPIVDGSVYKAFAKDLNKAGALARKAGLSFGYHNHHNEFARQDGGKRTGFDILTGETDPGLVHLEVDLYWAWRGANDPVDLIHRHKGRIRQVHVKDMATSSSFADPGTGLIDFGRIFEHSREAGLVEYIVERDDAGSPPRTPADALVTAEVGFRYLDNLRF; this is translated from the coding sequence ATGCAGAACGAGTCCACCGTCAGCCGCCGAAACCTACTGGGCGCCGCAGCCGCCGGCGCCGCCGCGATCGGCACGTCCGCCGTGCTGGCCTCGCCCGCCGAGGCCGGGGGCAGGGGCGGTCACCACCCGTCCCGGGTGCCGCGCGACAAGATCAGCGTGCAGCTCTACACCCTGCGCGACCAGCTCAACATCGACCTCGACGCCAGCCTGGCCGAGCTCGCCGAGATCGGCTACAAGCGGGTCGAGCACGCCGGCTTCGTCGGGCGTACGGCGGCGCAGTTCCGGGCCGCCCTGGACCGTGCGGGTCTCAAGGCGACCTCCGGGCACGTCGGCATCCCGCAGCCGTTCAACGCCTCGACCTGGCAGAAGGCCCTCGAGGATGCGCTGATCGTCGGCAACAAGTACATCGTGCACCCGTACTTCGGTGGCGCTGCCGACGGTGGCCCGATCGTGGACGGGTCCGTCTACAAAGCCTTCGCGAAGGACCTGAACAAGGCCGGTGCGCTGGCGCGCAAGGCCGGGCTCAGCTTCGGGTACCACAACCACCACAACGAGTTCGCCCGCCAGGACGGCGGCAAGCGGACCGGATTCGACATCCTCACCGGCGAGACCGACCCCGGTCTGGTCCACCTCGAGGTGGACCTCTACTGGGCGTGGCGGGGAGCCAACGACCCCGTGGACCTGATCCACCGGCACAAGGGCCGGATCCGTCAGGTGCACGTCAAGGACATGGCGACCTCCAGCAGCTTCGCCGACCCGGGCACCGGCCTGATCGACTTCGGCCGCATCTTCGAGCACTCCCGCGAGGCGGGGCTCGTCGAGTACATCGTGGAACGTGACGACGCGGGCAGCCCGCCGCGTACCCCCGCCGACGCCCTGGTCACGGCCGAGGTCGGCTTCCGGTACCTCGACAACCTCCGGTTCTGA